The Deinococcus detaillensis genome contains a region encoding:
- a CDS encoding c-type cytochrome: protein MNTLLIVLLVLLGLAALLAVISPLRARNAADPNAAERLRLEGERDALTAELIDLKDEARRPDLENRAARSLRALDGLPPAPKSGSVFAPALTGVVLAAAVVGVGALSFVPQWQLAALDSGEGTAIKSALSLPSLQAQAQRGQTQAAYLAWGDAAFTAGQYDQASAAYASALRLNPKQPKALRRLGIMLLTGQGRSAPTNEQQASQAFLLVRTAAQLAPSDPESQLLLGYAFNNFGESKLALTALERYQSLDPTGREADDLIATLRASTAQTDPASRIYAANCASCHGAGGRGGLGPNLHESRLSRAELKSVIQNGKGAMPAYPNIKGAELEALVSKLEGWQK, encoded by the coding sequence GTGAACACTTTGCTGATCGTGCTGTTGGTCTTGCTGGGACTGGCCGCGTTGCTGGCAGTGATCTCGCCGCTGCGGGCCCGCAACGCCGCTGACCCCAACGCTGCCGAGCGCCTGCGTCTGGAAGGTGAGCGCGACGCTTTGACGGCTGAACTGATTGACCTGAAGGATGAAGCCCGCCGCCCAGACTTGGAAAACCGCGCCGCCCGCAGCCTGCGTGCCCTTGACGGCTTACCGCCCGCACCCAAATCCGGCAGCGTATTCGCGCCGGCTTTGACCGGCGTGGTGCTGGCCGCAGCGGTGGTGGGCGTGGGCGCACTCAGCTTCGTGCCGCAGTGGCAACTGGCCGCGCTCGACAGCGGCGAAGGAACAGCCATCAAAAGTGCCCTGAGCTTGCCGAGCTTGCAGGCGCAGGCGCAGCGCGGCCAAACCCAAGCCGCTTATCTGGCGTGGGGCGACGCGGCCTTTACTGCCGGACAATACGACCAAGCCAGCGCCGCTTACGCCAGTGCGCTGCGGCTCAATCCCAAGCAGCCCAAAGCGCTGCGGCGGCTGGGCATCATGCTGCTGACCGGACAAGGCCGCAGCGCCCCGACCAACGAGCAGCAAGCCTCGCAGGCCTTTTTGCTGGTTCGCACTGCCGCTCAACTCGCGCCGAGCGACCCCGAAAGCCAGTTGCTGCTCGGCTACGCGTTCAACAATTTTGGCGAGTCCAAGCTGGCCCTCACCGCGCTGGAGCGCTACCAGAGCTTAGATCCCACCGGACGCGAAGCCGACGATTTGATCGCCACCCTGCGGGCCAGCACGGCCCAAACCGACCCGGCTTCACGAATCTACGCGGCCAACTGCGCCAGTTGTCACGGCGCGGGCGGGCGCGGCGGCCTCGGCCCCAACTTGCACGAAAGCCGCCTCAGCAGGGCCGAGCTGAAATCGGTCATTCAAAATGGCAAGGGAGCTATGCCGGCTTATCCCAACATCAAGGGCGCAGAGTTGGAAGCGCTGGTGAGCAAGTTGGAAGGCTGGCAGAAGTGA
- the ccmA gene encoding heme ABC exporter ATP-binding protein CcmA: MDAPLSTPAAEYAVQLRGAWLRLGREVILRGVDLDIAAGEGVTLLGENGAGKTTLLRLLASSLRLTRGEGRVHGYDLRDSRSVRDHVHLMPVEGGTYPDLTAAENLDFALQMHRLSGDTGAALRRVGLEKAAERRVRFLSAGMRKRLNLARLSLLARPLTLVDEPFANLDAAGRYLALEVLAEVTGRGQTLLLAAHEPDLAAQVTGRALHLSAGSLTDSP; encoded by the coding sequence ATGGATGCGCCTCTGAGCACGCCCGCCGCCGAATACGCCGTGCAGCTGCGCGGGGCTTGGCTGAGACTGGGCCGCGAGGTGATTTTGCGCGGCGTGGATTTGGACATCGCGGCGGGCGAGGGCGTCACCTTGCTGGGCGAAAACGGCGCGGGCAAAACCACCTTGCTGCGGCTGCTGGCCTCCAGCTTGCGGCTGACCCGTGGCGAGGGGCGCGTTCACGGCTACGACCTACGCGACTCGCGTTCGGTACGCGACCACGTGCATCTGATGCCGGTCGAAGGCGGCACCTACCCCGATCTGACAGCGGCCGAGAATCTGGACTTTGCCCTTCAGATGCACCGGCTCAGCGGTGATACCGGCGCGGCACTCAGGCGAGTCGGCTTAGAGAAAGCCGCCGAGCGCCGAGTCCGTTTTTTGTCGGCGGGGATGCGGAAGCGCCTGAATCTGGCCCGCCTGTCGCTGCTGGCCCGCCCATTGACTTTGGTCGACGAACCGTTTGCCAACTTGGATGCGGCGGGCAGGTATCTGGCGCTCGAAGTTTTGGCCGAGGTCACCGGCAGAGGACAGACCCTGCTGCTGGCCGCCCACGAACCCGACCTCGCCGCGCAGGTCACGGGCCGCGCCCTGCATCTGAGCGCTGGAAGCCTGACGGACAGCCCGTGA
- a CDS encoding TlpA disulfide reductase family protein, which yields MTKLNSTPPAWRRFIAPGIAFALVAALGVALLRPKDASSGVGDPLLGKAAPTFVLKTLDGGTVSLEQLKGKPLVLNFWASWCVPCRDEAPLLREASEKQSAAGLNVVGVLFQDPDKTRMRKFIADYGLAYPNLLDSDLKTSINYGITGVPETFFIGTDGLIKSVDRGGLTRERLSAGLQSIGVTF from the coding sequence ATGACCAAACTCAACTCCACTCCTCCCGCTTGGCGGCGCTTTATCGCTCCGGGCATTGCCTTTGCGCTGGTGGCCGCGCTGGGCGTAGCGCTGCTGCGGCCCAAAGACGCTTCGAGCGGCGTGGGCGATCCGCTGCTGGGCAAGGCCGCCCCAACATTCGTCCTCAAAACGCTGGACGGCGGCACGGTAAGCTTGGAGCAGCTCAAAGGCAAGCCGCTGGTGCTCAATTTCTGGGCCTCGTGGTGCGTGCCGTGCCGCGACGAAGCGCCGCTGCTGCGCGAAGCCAGCGAAAAGCAGAGCGCGGCTGGCCTCAACGTGGTGGGCGTCCTGTTTCAAGACCCCGACAAAACGCGGATGCGCAAGTTCATTGCCGATTACGGCTTGGCCTACCCCAACTTGCTCGACAGCGACCTCAAAACGTCGATCAATTACGGCATTACTGGTGTGCCGGAAACCTTTTTTATCGGCACGGACGGGTTGATCAAGTCGGTTGACCGGGGCGGCCTGACCCGTGAGCGGCTCTCGGCAGGCCTGCAAAGCATCGGAGTGACGTTCTAA
- a CDS encoding QcrA and Rieske domain-containing protein yields MPTRRQLLEKWWLLPVGATVGVFGYMGYYASRITFGKEKPSAPDFVTGTAVRVAALTALSGEWGQQAFSYDKRPCILLRLPAATLGSLEVDGQHYAAFSRICTHLGCTVNLVKDPEVLAFSFSYRPPDNMPRLGCPCHFSVFDPLRSGEAVFGKARAPLPRVRLERRGAALWATGIEAPPPLGT; encoded by the coding sequence ATGCCCACCCGCCGTCAGCTTTTAGAAAAATGGTGGCTGCTGCCGGTCGGGGCGACGGTGGGCGTCTTCGGCTACATGGGCTACTACGCCAGCCGCATCACGTTTGGCAAAGAAAAGCCCAGTGCGCCTGACTTTGTGACGGGAACAGCCGTGCGCGTGGCGGCGCTGACGGCGCTCAGCGGCGAGTGGGGGCAGCAAGCATTTAGCTACGATAAGCGGCCCTGCATCCTGCTGCGCTTGCCCGCCGCCACGCTGGGCAGCTTGGAAGTGGACGGGCAGCACTACGCCGCCTTCAGCCGAATCTGTACCCATTTGGGCTGCACCGTCAACCTGGTCAAAGACCCCGAAGTGCTGGCCTTCAGCTTCAGTTACCGCCCGCCGGACAATATGCCCCGGCTCGGTTGCCCCTGCCATTTCAGCGTCTTCGATCCGCTGCGCTCGGGTGAAGCGGTGTTCGGCAAGGCCCGCGCTCCGCTGCCGCGTGTACGGCTGGAACGGCGCGGCGCGGCGCTGTGGGCCACGGGGATCGAGGCTCCTCCGCCGCTGGGAACATAA
- a CDS encoding penicillin-binding protein, with the protein MQGMNRTAPLLTLLLALGAGSLTSAGAVVRLGDALPAHPWAQSRDDEDERELVVLYSHDCGDLGDLWSAVLQAGLPVHAVNAEEVASPAPKGLSVWRGPDATAFARALKVSAYPTVLLVRGGRVLNAWEGDFTAAAKL; encoded by the coding sequence ATGCAGGGCATGAACCGCACAGCCCCCCTGCTCACCTTGCTGCTCGCCCTGGGCGCAGGCAGTTTGACTTCGGCGGGCGCGGTGGTGCGCCTCGGCGACGCGTTGCCCGCTCACCCGTGGGCACAGAGCCGTGACGACGAGGACGAGCGCGAATTGGTGGTGCTGTACTCGCACGACTGCGGCGACCTCGGCGACCTTTGGAGCGCGGTGTTGCAAGCAGGCTTGCCGGTTCACGCCGTCAATGCCGAGGAGGTCGCCTCGCCCGCTCCCAAAGGGCTGAGCGTTTGGCGCGGCCCCGACGCCACCGCTTTTGCCCGCGCCCTCAAGGTCAGCGCGTATCCGACGGTGCTGCTGGTGCGCGGGGGGCGGGTGCTGAACGCTTGGGAAGGGGACTTTACGGCGGCGGCCAAGCTGTAG
- a CDS encoding LCP family protein, translating to MWFRVFLLLALAGLAALISPAVPALLKYGAVPSTPVRPVNVLLAGVTPNYDEASPVWPYPAKSEDYTGLTDTIILAQLRASGEVELLSIPRDTWVNIPSVGGSQAGYGKINAANRRGGPEVLVQAVQNLTGLPVDGYALLSLNALRDLTNASGGVDVNVPERMQYDDNAGKLHVDLQPGMQHLSGPQVEGFLRFRHDNLGDIGRVTRQQLYLQSLSQKLTSPLNVWRWPSVIGALDRNTKAGLSREVISHTLGALLSGPKINTHTLPGDFGPSGTWTANRSEIRALISKSFSDPSDPRSRSVAIANIDAPAGAARALQDKLAAAGYSNVWIVNLQRGQAPTTFIAGAAGAALSGLRADLGYGQVQAAGGAAGADLTILLGSDTPVPN from the coding sequence ATGTGGTTTCGTGTCTTTTTGCTGCTGGCTCTCGCGGGTCTGGCGGCGCTCATTTCTCCGGCTGTGCCCGCACTGCTCAAGTACGGCGCTGTTCCTTCGACTCCTGTGCGCCCGGTCAACGTGCTGCTGGCGGGCGTGACTCCCAACTACGATGAAGCGTCTCCGGTCTGGCCCTATCCGGCCAAATCAGAAGACTACACTGGACTGACCGACACCATCATTCTGGCGCAGCTGCGGGCGAGCGGCGAGGTGGAGCTGCTCAGTATTCCCCGTGACACCTGGGTCAACATTCCTTCTGTTGGGGGCAGTCAGGCGGGCTACGGCAAAATCAACGCCGCCAACCGGCGCGGCGGCCCCGAAGTGCTGGTTCAAGCGGTGCAAAACCTGACTGGCCTGCCGGTAGACGGTTACGCCCTGCTGAGCCTCAACGCCCTGCGCGACCTGACCAACGCTTCCGGCGGCGTTGATGTGAATGTGCCGGAACGGATGCAGTACGACGACAACGCCGGAAAGCTGCATGTGGATTTGCAGCCGGGAATGCAGCACCTCAGTGGCCCGCAGGTCGAAGGCTTTTTGCGCTTTCGCCACGACAATCTGGGCGATATTGGCCGCGTGACCCGCCAGCAGCTTTATTTGCAGTCGCTCAGCCAAAAGCTGACGAGTCCGCTCAACGTCTGGCGCTGGCCCAGCGTGATCGGGGCGCTTGACCGCAACACCAAAGCGGGCCTGAGCCGCGAGGTGATTTCGCACACGCTCGGCGCACTGCTCTCCGGCCCCAAAATCAACACCCACACCTTACCCGGCGATTTTGGCCCGTCAGGAACGTGGACGGCCAACCGCAGCGAGATTCGCGCCCTCATTTCCAAGTCGTTTAGTGATCCCAGCGACCCCAGAAGCCGCAGCGTGGCGATTGCCAATATCGACGCTCCAGCAGGCGCGGCCCGCGCCCTCCAAGACAAATTGGCGGCGGCGGGTTACAGCAACGTCTGGATCGTGAATTTGCAGCGCGGTCAAGCGCCGACCACCTTCATCGCAGGCGCGGCGGGCGCGGCGCTCAGCGGCCTCAGGGCGGATCTGGGTTATGGTCAGGTACAGGCGGCAGGCGGCGCGGCGGGCGCGGATCTCACGATTTTGCTGGGCAGCGACACGCCGGTGCCGAACTGA
- a CDS encoding cytochrome c biogenesis CcdA family protein produces the protein MNISAPSLTIAFVAGLISFLSPCVLPLVPSYLGVIGGKAPLPRALGFILGFGLVFVALGATASGLGSLLDAYRFTLSRLSGVLIVFFGLVMLGVIRLPFMMRDTRELSAADQYGPVALGAAFAFGWSPCLGPVLGSILGLAASTQSLGQGVGLLLVYTLGLAVPFLLSALLWERLNLRRLNKYAGIFEKVGGVILIAVGLLMVTGRFTLLASWAFSVMPEWMRL, from the coding sequence ATGAATATCAGCGCCCCCAGCCTCACCATCGCTTTCGTGGCGGGGCTGATTTCGTTTTTGTCGCCGTGCGTGCTGCCGCTGGTGCCGAGTTATTTGGGCGTCATCGGCGGCAAAGCGCCGCTCCCACGGGCGCTGGGGTTTATTTTGGGCTTCGGCTTGGTGTTCGTGGCGCTGGGGGCCACCGCCAGCGGCCTCGGCTCGCTGCTGGACGCTTACCGCTTTACCTTATCGCGCTTATCGGGCGTGCTGATTGTTTTCTTCGGGCTGGTGATGCTGGGCGTGATTCGGCTGCCGTTCATGATGCGCGACACCCGCGAACTCAGCGCCGCCGATCAATATGGGCCCGTCGCTCTCGGCGCGGCGTTCGCCTTCGGCTGGAGCCCTTGCCTCGGGCCGGTGCTGGGCAGCATTTTGGGACTGGCCGCCAGCACCCAGAGCCTCGGGCAAGGTGTGGGCCTGCTGCTGGTCTACACTTTGGGCCTCGCCGTGCCGTTTCTCCTCTCGGCGCTGCTGTGGGAGCGGCTCAACTTGCGGCGCTTAAACAAGTACGCCGGAATTTTTGAGAAGGTCGGCGGCGTAATCCTGATTGCGGTGGGCCTGCTGATGGTCACGGGCCGCTTTACCTTGCTGGCGAGCTGGGCTTTTTCAGTGATGCCCGAATGGATGCGCCTCTGA
- the ccmE gene encoding cytochrome c maturation protein CcmE, producing MSAPSSPQLPQARRRRKNPLPYVLAGVALAGLLTYIIFGNLAQSIEYFVTPTEYKAQAASLQGHTVRIGGLVRAVKYDRNSLDLNFNVTDGSATFPVVYQGAVSDLFKENQGVVVRGTFNAQNVFHANELIVKHSEEYRIPRSQSELKDMLKNAKDANAEGQ from the coding sequence GTGAGTGCGCCCTCGTCTCCTCAACTCCCGCAGGCCAGAAGGCGCAGGAAAAACCCGCTGCCGTATGTGCTGGCGGGCGTGGCCCTCGCCGGCTTGCTGACGTACATCATCTTCGGCAACCTCGCTCAGAGCATCGAATATTTTGTGACGCCCACCGAGTACAAGGCCCAAGCCGCCAGCTTGCAGGGCCACACCGTCAGAATCGGCGGCCTCGTCAGGGCCGTGAAGTATGACCGCAATTCGCTCGACCTGAATTTCAACGTCACCGACGGCAGCGCGACGTTTCCGGTGGTGTATCAGGGCGCGGTGTCGGACTTGTTCAAGGAAAATCAGGGCGTGGTGGTGCGCGGCACCTTCAATGCCCAGAATGTCTTTCACGCCAACGAACTGATCGTCAAGCACAGCGAGGAGTACCGCATCCCGCGTAGCCAGAGCGAACTCAAAGACATGCTGAAAAATGCCAAAGACGCCAACGCCGAAGGGCAGTAA
- the ccsA gene encoding cytochrome c biogenesis protein CcsA: MTSVTTFSKTGSKKDRLTPILGAVTALSVLAGLWLSLTAPADVNQGLLVRLMFVHVPTAWLSYLAYGGTGLFGLLYLITRQRRYDRLAMSSGEIGVLFTVATIVGGMLWAKPTWGTYWVWDARLTTTALSLVVYGAYLLVRGLIDDPERRARVSAVIGVVGTLYIPVNYMAVEWWRGVHQTQTLKLLGGMQWGAAPVYGIALTVMTLAFTLLYVYLLRVRGILAAKQERREEREFELPPLNQPLGQSEVRRG, translated from the coding sequence ATGACCAGTGTGACCACGTTCAGCAAAACAGGCTCGAAAAAAGACCGTCTCACCCCCATTCTCGGCGCAGTGACGGCCCTCAGTGTGCTGGCCGGCCTGTGGCTGAGTCTCACCGCACCCGCCGACGTCAATCAGGGCCTCCTCGTGCGGCTGATGTTCGTGCATGTGCCGACCGCTTGGCTGAGCTACCTCGCTTACGGCGGCACCGGGTTGTTTGGGCTGCTGTACCTCATCACCCGCCAGCGCCGCTACGACCGCCTCGCCATGAGCAGCGGTGAAATCGGAGTGCTGTTCACGGTAGCGACCATCGTGGGCGGCATGCTGTGGGCCAAGCCGACCTGGGGCACCTACTGGGTGTGGGACGCCCGGCTGACCACCACCGCCCTCTCGCTGGTGGTCTACGGCGCTTATCTGCTGGTGCGCGGCCTGATCGACGACCCCGAGCGCCGCGCCCGCGTTTCGGCGGTGATCGGCGTGGTCGGCACGCTCTATATTCCGGTCAATTACATGGCGGTGGAGTGGTGGCGCGGGGTTCACCAGACCCAGACCCTCAAGTTGCTCGGCGGAATGCAGTGGGGCGCGGCTCCGGTGTACGGCATCGCCCTGACCGTCATGACGCTCGCCTTTACCTTGCTTTACGTTTACTTGCTGCGGGTGCGCGGCATCTTGGCAGCCAAACAGGAGCGCCGCGAAGAGCGCGAATTTGAATTGCCGCCCCTGAACCAACCGCTGGGCCAGAGCGAGGTGCGCCGTGGATAA
- a CDS encoding cytochrome c-type biogenesis protein → MSALKRLLTAFLLTSSALAAPLTPAQQSQVSRVGNSIRCPICRDVLPITESGNDISKQMLSEISAQTQAGQTDAQIYDYFRERYGQRVLLRPSNDFAGKLLWLLPSLALLLGGGALTGYLVGQRRGAGAPVKTAADPALNADEPEDPYLAEIRAQVQTGREQQRGES, encoded by the coding sequence ATGTCGGCCCTCAAGCGCCTACTGACCGCCTTCCTGCTCACTTCGTCTGCGCTGGCCGCTCCGCTGACCCCCGCGCAGCAAAGCCAAGTTTCACGCGTCGGCAACAGCATTCGCTGCCCAATTTGCCGCGACGTGCTGCCGATCACCGAGAGCGGCAACGACATCAGCAAGCAGATGCTCTCAGAAATCAGTGCCCAGACACAAGCTGGACAGACGGACGCGCAGATTTACGATTATTTTCGCGAGCGCTACGGCCAGCGGGTGCTGCTCAGGCCGTCCAATGATTTTGCCGGAAAACTGCTGTGGCTTTTGCCTTCTCTGGCGCTGCTGCTGGGCGGCGGGGCGCTGACGGGCTATTTGGTCGGTCAGCGGCGCGGCGCGGGTGCTCCCGTCAAAACGGCGGCTGACCCCGCCCTCAACGCCGACGAACCCGAAGACCCCTATCTGGCCGAAATCCGCGCCCAAGTCCAAACTGGCCGTGAGCAGCAGCGGGGCGAGTCGTGA
- a CDS encoding GNAT family N-acetyltransferase, with protein MLGWTVRPAQLTELPLCAGILEAAARDLQARGEALWPHSAMTVERLAAQYPPAGFRLGWLGGQAAATMVLLAADPDFWPDAPEGEALYLHKLGVPPEFQGQGLARRMLEAAVSEAKAEGCTFLRLDTTWNRPKLRAIYERFGFEVRGRKVVHGYDVALYELPV; from the coding sequence ATGCTCGGTTGGACTGTCCGGCCCGCTCAACTGACTGAACTCCCGCTGTGCGCCGGCATTCTGGAAGCTGCCGCCCGCGACTTGCAAGCACGCGGCGAAGCCCTCTGGCCGCACTCCGCCATGACGGTGGAGCGCTTGGCAGCGCAGTATCCGCCTGCTGGCTTTCGCCTCGGCTGGCTGGGCGGCCAAGCGGCGGCCACCATGGTGCTGCTGGCCGCCGACCCCGACTTTTGGCCCGATGCGCCGGAGGGAGAAGCGCTTTACCTCCACAAGCTCGGCGTGCCACCTGAGTTTCAGGGGCAAGGGTTGGCGCGGCGAATGCTGGAAGCGGCAGTTAGCGAAGCGAAAGCGGAGGGCTGCACCTTCCTGCGGCTGGACACCACTTGGAACCGTCCCAAACTGCGGGCCATTTACGAGCGATTTGGCTTTGAAGTGCGCGGGCGCAAAGTGGTGCACGGGTACGATGTGGCGCTGTACGAGCTGCCAGTTTGA
- a CDS encoding heme exporter protein CcmB, whose protein sequence is MNEGWQHILTIARKDARLAGRTRDTLLATLFYAALVLLVLGLALGPDDARLRPAAAGAVWASLALSSAIASGRAFAQEQEAGALEQLTLYPGPHGALYLGKWLGTWLQLLVLAAVIVPLGLLLFGAAGGGQALPWPALLLTAVLGVTGLSASSTFYAAITVNLRAREALLPALAFPLLVPVVLATVKSTSLLLDGGWSGEVAGWLSFLTAFDIGTLIVCTLLFPFAVE, encoded by the coding sequence GTGAACGAAGGCTGGCAGCACATCCTGACAATTGCCCGCAAAGACGCCCGCCTCGCCGGACGCACCCGCGACACTTTGCTGGCGACGCTGTTTTACGCCGCGCTGGTGCTGCTCGTTTTGGGCCTCGCCCTCGGGCCGGATGACGCCCGCCTGCGCCCCGCCGCCGCCGGAGCGGTGTGGGCCTCACTGGCGCTGTCGTCGGCCATCGCTTCGGGTCGGGCGTTTGCCCAGGAGCAAGAAGCCGGAGCCTTGGAGCAACTGACCCTTTATCCGGGGCCGCACGGCGCACTGTATTTGGGCAAATGGCTGGGCACTTGGCTGCAACTGCTGGTGCTGGCGGCCGTGATTGTGCCGCTGGGCCTGCTGCTGTTCGGGGCGGCGGGCGGCGGTCAGGCCTTGCCCTGGCCCGCGCTGCTGCTCACCGCTGTGCTGGGCGTGACGGGTTTGTCGGCCAGCAGCACTTTTTACGCTGCCATCACGGTCAATTTGCGGGCCCGCGAGGCGCTGCTGCCCGCCCTCGCTTTTCCGCTGCTGGTTCCGGTGGTGCTGGCCACCGTCAAATCCACCAGTTTGCTCCTAGACGGCGGCTGGTCAGGGGAAGTGGCCGGATGGCTGAGCTTCCTCACCGCCTTTGACATAGGCACTTTGATTGTCTGCACGTTGCTGTTTCCGTTCGCGGTGGAGTAA
- the ccmD gene encoding heme exporter protein CcmD, with protein sequence MDKYSGYVLITYVVTFVILIGYLGWVWWRLRQEEREL encoded by the coding sequence GTGGATAAGTATTCGGGCTACGTCCTCATTACTTACGTCGTTACGTTCGTCATTTTGATCGGCTATCTGGGCTGGGTCTGGTGGCGGCTGCGGCAAGAAGAGCGGGAACTGTGA
- a CDS encoding heme lyase CcmF/NrfE family subunit has product MLNLISFQSSPLAALGQVAMLLALAFTLAGLWLSVLGGLRSDPRSTEAARRSVWAVFAFVSLAILALLSALLRDDFSVRYVAEHSMTTSPTWVKITSLWGALEGSILLWAWLLAGYAFILSLTLRRDALRPWALGAMFVSLLFFVGVVAGVASPFTPLAQIPLQGQGPNPALQNHWMMAVHPVLLYLGFVGLSVPFAYAVAALITGRLSDHWLSVTRRWTLMAWVFLTAAIVAGGWWSYETLGWGGYWAWDPVENASFIPWLLTTAFLHSIQIQEKRNLLRGWNIWLIVLAYTSTVLGTFLNRSGIVQSVHAFAGGPVGPVFLGFLALLLIGGVALTAWRTPKLRDLGEAPAPLSREAAFLAGNWLFLVFSAVVLLGTLFPVIVEAVTGRKSSIGAPFFNTFSVPIGLGLLLLMGVGPLLPWRRADGESLLMALRLPVGTGVLAAIIAAVLGVRSVAVLLTLALCAYNVAGLATLTLRAARQRGSLTALLSEQPRRYGAYTAHLGLVVLALGLAFSGAYKESGETTLNLGQDKQVLGDTLRLESLREAKYDYGSSSITQIRVNGQSFAPRMNVYAQDPGTPFPTPAVRYSVLGDTYLVTTNIDKNGKWASIRLIKSPLVSWIWVGTLIIVLGAGVTLLSPARPAVRKVTGGAVAAD; this is encoded by the coding sequence ATGCTGAATCTGATTTCATTTCAGTCCAGTCCTCTGGCCGCGCTGGGCCAAGTCGCCATGCTGCTGGCGCTGGCCTTTACGCTGGCGGGGCTGTGGCTCTCGGTGCTGGGCGGCCTGCGAAGCGACCCGCGCAGCACCGAAGCGGCCCGCCGCAGCGTTTGGGCGGTGTTCGCCTTCGTCAGTTTGGCGATTCTGGCGCTGCTCTCGGCTCTGCTGCGCGACGACTTCTCGGTGCGCTACGTGGCCGAGCACTCGATGACGACCTCACCGACCTGGGTCAAGATCACCTCGCTGTGGGGAGCGCTGGAAGGCTCCATCTTGCTGTGGGCCTGGCTGCTGGCGGGCTACGCTTTTATTCTCAGCCTAACGCTGCGGCGCGACGCTCTGCGGCCTTGGGCACTGGGAGCGATGTTCGTTTCGCTGCTGTTTTTCGTGGGCGTGGTGGCAGGAGTGGCTTCACCGTTCACTCCGCTGGCACAGATTCCATTGCAGGGGCAGGGGCCGAATCCGGCGCTGCAAAACCACTGGATGATGGCCGTTCACCCGGTCTTGCTGTATTTGGGCTTCGTGGGCTTGAGCGTGCCGTTCGCCTATGCGGTGGCCGCGCTCATTACTGGGCGGCTCTCAGATCACTGGCTGAGCGTGACCCGCCGCTGGACGCTGATGGCTTGGGTCTTTTTGACCGCCGCGATTGTGGCGGGCGGTTGGTGGAGCTACGAAACATTGGGCTGGGGCGGCTACTGGGCCTGGGATCCGGTCGAGAATGCCAGCTTCATTCCCTGGCTGCTGACCACCGCTTTTTTGCACAGCATCCAGATTCAGGAAAAACGCAATCTGCTGCGCGGCTGGAACATCTGGCTCATTGTGCTGGCCTACACCTCCACCGTGTTGGGCACCTTCCTGAACCGCAGCGGCATCGTGCAGAGTGTCCACGCCTTCGCGGGCGGGCCAGTCGGCCCTGTGTTTCTGGGTTTTCTGGCATTGCTGCTGATCGGCGGCGTGGCCCTGACTGCCTGGCGCACTCCCAAGCTGCGCGACCTGGGTGAAGCGCCCGCACCGCTCAGCCGCGAAGCTGCGTTTCTGGCGGGCAACTGGCTGTTTTTGGTGTTCAGCGCCGTGGTGCTGCTCGGCACCCTGTTTCCGGTGATCGTGGAAGCCGTGACGGGCCGCAAGAGCAGCATCGGCGCACCGTTTTTCAATACCTTCAGCGTGCCGATTGGCCTCGGTTTGCTGCTGCTGATGGGCGTCGGGCCGCTGCTGCCCTGGCGTCGGGCTGACGGCGAGAGCTTGCTGATGGCCCTGCGGCTCCCGGTTGGAACGGGGGTGTTGGCGGCCATCATCGCCGCCGTACTGGGCGTCCGGAGCGTGGCGGTGCTGCTGACGCTGGCCCTGTGCGCTTACAACGTCGCCGGACTCGCCACCCTGACCCTCCGGGCGGCCAGACAGCGCGGCAGCCTCACGGCCCTGCTCAGCGAGCAGCCGCGCCGCTACGGAGCGTATACCGCTCACCTCGGTTTGGTGGTGCTGGCGCTGGGCTTGGCCTTTTCGGGGGCGTACAAAGAGAGCGGCGAAACCACCCTCAACCTCGGCCAAGACAAACAAGTGCTGGGCGACACACTGCGGCTTGAAAGCCTGCGCGAGGCCAAGTATGACTACGGCTCCAGCTCCATCACCCAGATTCGGGTCAACGGCCAGAGTTTTGCGCCGCGCATGAACGTCTATGCCCAAGACCCCGGCACCCCGTTTCCCACCCCCGCCGTGCGCTACAGCGTGCTGGGTGACACCTACCTCGTGACCACCAACATCGACAAAAATGGCAAATGGGCCAGCATCCGCCTCATCAAATCACCGCTGGTGTCGTGGATCTGGGTCGGCACTTTGATTATCGTGCTGGGCGCGGGCGTCACCTTGCTGTCTCCGGCGCGGCCCGCTGTGCGCAAGGTGACGGGCGGGGCAGTGGCGGCGGACTGA